ATTTCTGTAGGGTTGCAGGGTTACCCAAAATGGGAGTGTGACCGGATGCaggagcagaattgtataccagcacaatctgtaacctcatgacctggcatattcctcactagaccattaccaacaagccaggggatcaaccctggttcaatgaggagtgtagaagagcatgccaggagcagcaacaggcgtacctaaaaatgaggtgccaacctggtgaagctacaactcaggactacatgcatgctaaacagcagaaacaacatgctatagacagagctaagcgattccacaaccaacggatcagatcaaagctctgcagtcctgccacatccagtcgtgaatggtggtggacaattaaacaactaacgggaggaggaggctctgcaaacatccccatcctcaatgatggcggagttcagcacgtgagtgcaaaagacaaggctgaagcatttgcaaccatcttcagccagaagtgccgagtggatgatccatcttggcctcctcccgatatccccaccatcacagaagccagtcttcagccaatttgattcactccacgtgatatcaagaaacggctgagtgcactggatacagcaaaggctatgggccctgacaacatcccggctgtagtgctgaagacttgtgttccagaactagctgcgcctctagccaagctgttccagtacagctataacactggcatctacctgacaatttggaaaattgcccaggtatgtcctgtccacaaaaagcaggacaaatccaatccggccaattaccgccccatcagtctactctcaatcatcagcaaagtgatggaaggtgtcgtcgacagtgctatcaagcggcacttactcaccaataacctgctcactgatgcttagtttggggtccgccaggaccactcggctccagacctcattacagccttggtccaaacatggacaaaagagctgaattccagaggtgaggtgagagtgacagtgactgcccttgttatcaaagcagcatttgacagagtgtggcaccaaggagtcctagtaaaattgaagtcaatgggaatcagggggaaaactctccagtggctggagtcatacctggcacaaaggaagatggtagtggttgttggaggccaatcatctcagccccagcacattgctgcaggagttcctcagggcagtgtcctaggcccaaccatcttcagctgcttcatcaatgaccttccctccatcataaggtcagaaatagggatgttcgctgatgactgcacagtgttcagttccatccgcgaccctcagataatgaagcagtccgagcccgcatgcagcaagacctggacaacatccaggcttgggctgataagtggcaagtaacattcgcgccagacaagtgccaggcaatgaccatctccaacaagagagagtctaaccacctccccttgacattcaacggcattaccattgccaaatcccccaccatcaacatcctgggggtcaccattgaccagaaacttaactggaccagccatataaatactgtggccacaagagcaggtcagaggctgggtattctgcggcgagtgactcacctcttgactccccaaagcctttccaccatctacaaggcacaagtcaggagtgtgatggaatactctccacttgcctggatgagtgcagctccaacaacactcaagaagcttaacaccatccaggacaaagcagcccgcttgattggcaccccatccaccaccttaaacattcactcccttcaccaccggcgcactgtggctgcagtgtgtaccatccacaggatgcattgcagcaactcaccaaggcttcttcgacagcgcctctcaaacccacaacctgtaccacctagaaggacaagagcagcaggcacatgggaacagcaccacctgcacgttcccctccaagtcacacaccatcccgatttggaaatatatcaccgttccttcatcgtcgctgggtcaaaatcctggaactcccttcctgacagcactgtgggagaaccttcaccacacggactgcagcagttcaagaaggcggctcaccaccaccttctcaagggcaattagggatgggcaataaatgccggccttgccatcgacgcccacatccgagGGCAAATATAATAAATGTTCTTTGTGTTCCTCATGGTGTGaatttatttttcagttttttAGCTGTCTGCCATTTCTGCTGCTCTGAATTAATCAGGCTGTGGGGACAATACACctgactggaggtggccctccaaACAATCGGGTGTCGTGTTTCACTCCAAGATACAACAGAAACAAAGAGTTACCGTTTCACCCACTGCCGTTCTCCTGTCAGACATCCAGTCTTGCAGCTTCACAAGCTCACTGGAGAGTTTGTCCATTTCTCTGAAGACATCAGAGTCACTGTGGCCGCCTGTCTGGTCCGGTGAGCAGTCAGTGACTGTTCCCCTGTTTGCATTCAGCAGGTCCTGGGTATCCTGCAGCTTGGCAGCTAGTACACTTTCCTGAGAAGGAACAGACATTTGTTATTAATCTCATCCTGTACACCTGCTCTCATCTATTCCTCTAACCCACAAGGGCAAGCTAAGGAGGCAGGCAATCCCATAGCCCCTGAAAATGCTCCGTTAAAACCTAAAGTATTAATAGAAGACTTTTACTATCACTGTGAAGGCTGGGACAGTTTTGCTCACATAAAAATCTCTCGCTCTCCAGCAGGAGAAATCCTGGAACAGTGCAGAGAAGGGGGCAATCGGGTTCCTCTGTGCCAGACTCCTGTTGGCCTGATGGAGTTTAGGGAATCCCGTTCATTTGGataaatcattaacatacttaCAGTGGTCCTCGGCCTCAATGTGGGTTCCAGGCGTTAACGAGACTGGGGGTGGTCCTACATTACACGGGTCCTACCCAGCCCCCGGGAACACGGCAGCTGAAGCATGGCTGCTCTGCATTTTGATCTTTAAAACAGCGGGTGCAGTCTTGTCCGTTCTCTACCGGTACAACCTGACAATTTACTTACGATGTGTTCAGGGTGGATTTTGCGATATCATGCTCTCGGTggggagcctcacccactgggagTGCCCATCAGGAAATCCACAGTGCTCTCCCCATGGTTTTCTGGCCATTCAAATTAATTTAGGAAAATCAGCCAATACATTGGGCAAACCTGCACAAACCCATTTCAATTTTAAGTGCGACAACAAGCAGAGTTACGCAGTGTCTGCACTGTTGCAGGATTTAGGGATACCCACACTCCTCAGTACAGTGCAGCTTTCTTACCATCCACTGCCAGTATAAGGGCTCCAGCTGCATCCACTCCACATATGCCTCCAATCGCACGTTCTCACGCTCCAGAAGCTGCACAAACTACAGCAATGAAAGTGATGTTAGTGGACGAACAGAAAGAGGCAGAGCCTGGCGCTGATAGCTTGAGGTAGCGACTACATCTGTAGGGGGCGTGGATAACAGGCAGTGAAACGCATAACAAGTTAAATGCCAGCAGTGAACTGAAACTCAGTGATCTCCCAGTCAGGCACAGTTAGCAGGAGGTCATAGCGTGAGGGGAAAACTTGGGAATTTGGTCACAGATACATCTAAAAAACTGCAAATCAGGAGAAATTGTCAGCCTGTTGCTGTAAACTCTTGTGTACCAGCTGGATCTTTAGATCCTGGGTTAATATTGCACCATTAATGCAGTCTGGCCAGCGCTCCTCAATGGCTCAGGTGGTTAAAGCAGTCAGTTCTGAGCCACAAAGAACAGGATAGTCGGAGGTTTGACCCCCAGACTGTTCTGTTCATTGATTTTAGCCAGGGAGGCAACTGGGCCATTCGAACTGGCCTCAGATCCCTGGCTTAGAGAGTGGAAAACTGCCCTGGATTCCTTCTTCTCATCACTATCCAGAAATCCCTTTTAAAGTGCGTGTGCACactttgggtgaggacaggatcagcctcagctgtgatgctcccacaGTCAAATATCCTCCCAGTACCATCTTGGCTAACACATGAAGAACGGTGTGGGTGAGTTACCAGATGATGCCCATTGAACTCTACACCAGCGAGAGTCAACACCCTCAGGAGTTGGCACAGTGGCAGTGCATTGCCTGAAGAGCAGCCTTCTCAATGTGGAGTAAAATGTAGCTAACACTCAGCGCACAGAGTGGGAACGGgcacaggttcaagtcccacttcctgACGTGAGCTGTGATGGGTGACGTAAGGGAGAGTCCGAGCTGGTCAGTTACTGACTGCCAGGTACAGAGAGCACTGGTCCTCGGCAGGTGACGGGCTGTGTGCCCGCGCGACGGGCTGCAGAGGCCCCAAGCTCACGGgatgaagtgaagggaattaaaaATGGCAGTAAATAACTCGGTAAAAAGAAAGTCACAGGATTACACTGTGACACCCCTGCAGAAACAGTCAGTTATGTGCAGCTACTCTGCAGTCTGGGTCACAGCCAGCTCACCTCAGCGCACTGTCTGGGGTCTTGGATCAGATGTGTTTCAGTCGCAGACAAATGATCAAATCTCCAGTCACTGCTGCATCCTCTGGTGTACAAATGGATCTGAAATCCAACATCACAGATTAGTATGAGACACTCATTTCACTGTCCCTGTACCTGGCATTGTGCTGTAAACAGAAACAGAAACTTTAACCCAGGAGGGGGCCATTTCTCCCTTACTGCCTGCGCTGAATTAAAGCCTTTCTCAAGGCCTGATTTTACACAACCCCATTCTCCTGCTTTCAACAACAAGTCGCATTTAtatggcaggagagtgggattagactgggtgggttattaaagggtacggggagtgagcaggagagtgggattagactgggtgggttattaaAGGGTACGTGgaacgagcaggagagtgggattagactgggtgggttattaaagggtacggggagtgagcaggagagtgggattagactgggtgggttattaaAGGGTACGTGgaacgagcaggagagtgggattagactgggtgggttattaaagggtacggggaacgAGCAGGAGTGCGGGAATCGACCTGGTGGCCCCTAGATGGAACCAAACACTGGCATAGAACTGATTGGCCGAATAGCCCGTTTCCATGCTAGAATAGTCTATGATTTTGTGATACACCCAGGATCTGCTACCCCTTCTAACAGGCAGTAAATTATCTATCAATTTAATCCAGATCACAGGTTCAACTGTGGGAGCCTGCCCACCACGACTGGTACCTTCACACTGTACATATTATATTATAAACACAGCACGGACTGTTCTCAGGATACAACACACGACTGAGCTGAGGTGATACCAATAAGCTGCTTTAGCTTTGCTCACAGTTCACAGCGTTAACCGAACCCTCAATGTGTCGCTGCCTTGTAACATACTCCAGCCTGCACATTATCTGATGGACCACGGCTCCTGCCCATGGGCCCTGACCCTTGTGATGGTGATGAGAATGATTCTGTGTAAATGCCAGTGGCGGGTCAGAGTGTTGCGTACCTTGTAGAGGGCAGCACACCTCTCCTGCTGAGCACTGTGAAGACTCCGCCAGCGGAATCGCAGCTTCCCCTGTAACCACTGCAGGTATCGGACGTCCGTTCCCACTGGGTGTCTGCGAGCCCAACTCTCCGATCTGTCCGTGGGGCTGACAGGAGCTGCCTGCCTGCACTGAAAGGGTCACCATCACAATTACTGCTGGTTAACGGGAACCCTGAACAATCCTAGCGTTCTATTACAAAGCTAAATTAAGCTATTTTATCTCACAAATAAAAAAACCCACAAGTTCTTATTGCGCGATTGCTTTGAGAACCTGAAAGATAAGATAATTTCAATACACTGGGTCTGTGAGCTGTCACCTCCGCACTTCAGCAAACACCAGCCCAGGCTGTAGTCGCTGGTCAGGTCACCACACACTCTGTTTGACCTGTGCTTGTTCATGTTGAAGGGTAACTTACAAATGCCCATTTAAAAATGATTACATTCATTACAAAACAGCAACCCATCTTTCTGAAGCTTGGAAGAGTATTTTCATtgcaaaattaacatttttaaaaagacaacccctgcaaatattaacacactcccggggaccgcctgcaaatattaacacactcccggggaccgcctgcaaatattaacacactcccggggaccgcctgcaaatattaacacactcccggggaccgcctgcaaatattaacacactcccggggaccgcctgcaaatattaacacactcccggggaccgcctgcaaatattaacacgtTGGAGCTGAAAGGGAGGGCGGGAGCGGGGGCGAGGCAGAGGGAGCGGGATAGAGATAAGGAGacggagagataaagagagagatggtgaaagggagagagaattaAAACTATGCAAAGAGCATAAGCAAGCTAATGAGAGAGAGCGTAagcaagagacacagacagagagcaaaCTGATTGCTGTACACACTAGGGCAAGAGATTGAACATTGGCTGCTACCAGCTCTAATTAGAGAATTAAGCACTTGACCCCTCCCTGTAACATACATCAGCGAGCAGCCGAGGAGAGAGCGAGACTCGAAATGATAGGTTTCCAGGAGTTGTTAATCGTTTGTGTGGGTACTGATGCCTGTTGGCGGCACAGACAATGAATGCATTTGTGCCTTTGATGGGTGAAAGATTGGCAGCGGCCACATGTTGTTACAGATAATCTGCTGTGATTACTGGGCATGTCCCAGCCTTTAATATCCACAAAGAGTAAAGATATGTGACTCGCCACCTACTAGAACGGTTGGCTGTGTCTGTAAACACTGCCAGTAAGGAGTCTGCTGCAGGGTGTCCTTACCGTGCAGAGCCACGTCTCATCCTCCACACGGAGCCTGTGCAGGTTCAGCAGCTGCTCCAACAGGTGGATTCTCTGTAGAAGCCAGGAGAAGGCCAGGAGGAGATCCCTGCTCCCTCGAGTGCCGTCAGCAGGCAGTTGGTAGAAATCAGAGAACCCGTAACCATAGCACCAAACTGCAGTCTTCACATATTCAATCTGCTCAGCTGTACCAGACAGGGAGACAAAGATAAGGCAAACCATCAAATACCATTCTCTTCACAGTGCATGCCTCCTCCAATTCAATACTGGCATCATTTAACCAATCAGGACTTCATATCCCCTACTAATCTGCAAATCTACCACTGGAACCTTTTTCTGAATTTgtaggaccataggaacaggaggaggccattcagcccctcgtgcctgttccgccattcaatcagatcagggctgatctgcacctcaacttcatttacccaccattgctccatatccctcgatacccttacccaacacaaatctattgatctcagtattgaaagctccaattgacccccagcatccacagcttttttggggggtgggggggggggggaagaaagagtgttcctgatttctactaccctttgtgtgaagaagtgcttcctggtttcactcctgacagcctagctttaattttaagattgcatccccttgttctggattctccccaccagaggaaatagtttctatcgaatccttttatcattttaaactcctcaatgagatcaccctcaACCATCtaatctcaagggaatacaagcctgatctatgcaacttgtcctcataatctaacccttttagccctagtatcattctggtgaatcttcgctgcccCCCCTTACAAGGCCCCCAATGATTATAAAGGAAGCCCAGGTGCCTTTTTTATGTCAACTTGCCTCCCACTTCTGCTGAAGGCGCTGGAATGAGCAGCTGCTCCGCTGATGGCAACGTTCAGCGAGGAGGCCTAAA
Above is a window of Heptranchias perlo isolate sHepPer1 chromosome 22, sHepPer1.hap1, whole genome shotgun sequence DNA encoding:
- the tedc1 gene encoding tubulin epsilon and delta complex protein 1 isoform X2, producing the protein MTSVLRKMLESITKEAPVFWKLLYFLLKSVDEDRPCGVTDLAEQIEYVKTAVWCYGYGFSDFYQLPADGTRGSRDLLLAFSWLLQRIHLLEQLLNLHRLRVEDETWLCTCRQAAPVSPTDRSESWARRHPVGTDVRYLQWLQGKLRFRWRSLHSAQQERCAALYKIHLYTRGCSSDWRFDHLSATETHLIQDPRQCAEFVQLLERENVRLEAYVEWMQLEPLYWQWMESVLAAKLQDTQDLLNANRGTVTDCSPDQTGGHSDSDVFREMDKLSSELVKLQDWMSDRRTAVGETIKDQERGMGDHTERCEAVLPTQCDVERKLAVVQARISQERRRHGIVRLALRANPTPSRIKPPSAQQHDQSGSLTASEVITQLRAEEAVLQKELQELQQLSKDALGEFVERLDGVICIPPMQR
- the tedc1 gene encoding tubulin epsilon and delta complex protein 1 isoform X1, which encodes MKVKAAIGALCKVLTGAGTGTGAGTGTGAAAARTPLTPEIFRQAKFDRKEVAPVFWKLLYFLLKSVDEDRPCGVTDLAEQIEYVKTAVWCYGYGFSDFYQLPADGTRGSRDLLLAFSWLLQRIHLLEQLLNLHRLRVEDETWLCTCRQAAPVSPTDRSESWARRHPVGTDVRYLQWLQGKLRFRWRSLHSAQQERCAALYKIHLYTRGCSSDWRFDHLSATETHLIQDPRQCAEFVQLLERENVRLEAYVEWMQLEPLYWQWMESVLAAKLQDTQDLLNANRGTVTDCSPDQTGGHSDSDVFREMDKLSSELVKLQDWMSDRRTAVGETIKDQERGMGDHTERCEAVLPTQCDVERKLAVVQARISQERRRHGIVRLALRANPTPSRIKPPSAQQHDQSGSLTASEVITQLRAEEAVLQKELQELQQLSKDALGEFVERLDGVICIPPMQR